The Pseudomonadota bacterium nucleotide sequence CCGAGTGCCAGCGCACCGACATCGCCCATGAACACCTGCGCCGGGTAGGTGTTGAACCACAAAAAGCCGAGTCCCGCGCCGCAGATGGCTGCGCAGATCACACCCATTTCACCGGCGTCGCGGATGTAGGGGATGTTCAGGTAGTTCGCGAAAACCGAGTGTCCGCTGAGGTAGGCAAACACCGCGAGACCCGCCGCGACCAGAACGGTGGGCATGATCGCCAGGCCGTCGAGCCCGTCAGTGAGGTTGACCGCGTTGCTGGTGCCGACAATGACGAAGTACGCAAATGGA carries:
- the mraY gene encoding phospho-N-acetylmuramoyl-pentapeptide-transferase, translated to PFAYFVIVGTSNAVNLTDGLDGLAIMPTVLVAAGLAVFAYLSGHSVFANYLNIPYIRDAGEMGVICAAICGAGLGFLWFNTYPAQVFMGDVGALALGAALGLIAVVVRQELVLLVMGGVFVMETVSVILQVASFKLTGKRIFRMAPIHHHFELKGWPEPRVIVRFWIITVILVLVGLSTLKIR